The Xanthomonas sp. DAR 80977 nucleotide sequence TGAACCGCCTGCTCAGCCGCCCGGCGCTGGCCGACCGCAAACCCGAGGATCCGCGCGCGCTGATCCTGGCTCCGACCCGCGAACTGGCGATCCAGATCCACAAGGACGCGGTCAAGTTCGGCGCCGACCTCGGCCTGCGCTTCGCGCTGGTCTACGGCGGGGTGGACTACGACAAGCAGCGCGAACTGCTGCAGCAGGGCGTGGACGTGATCATCGCCACCCCGGGCCGGCTGATCGACTACGTCAAGCAACATAAAGTGGTGTCGCTGCACGCCTGCGAGATCTGCGTGCTCGACGAAGCCGACCGCATGTTCGACCTGGGCTTCATCAAGGACATCCGCTTCCTGCTGCGGCGCATGCCCGAGCGCGGCACCCGCCAGACCCTGCTGTTCTCGGCCACCCTCAGCCACCGCGTGCTGGAGCTGGCCTACGAGCACATGAACGAGCCGGAAAAGCTCGTGGTCGAGACCGAGAGCATCACCGCCGCGCGCGTGCGCCAGCGCATCTACTTCCCCTCCGACGAAGAGAAGCTGACCCTGCTGCTGGGCCTGCTGTCGCGCAGCGAGGGCGCGCGGACCATGGTGTTCGTCAACACCAAGGCCTTCGTCGAACGCGTGGCGCGCTCGCTGGAGCGCAACGGCTACCGGGTCGGCGTGCTGTCCGGCGACGTGCCGCAGAAGAAGCGCGAGACCCTGCTCAACCGCTTCCAGAAGGGCCAGCTGGAGATCCTGGTCGCCACCGACGTGGCCGCGCGCGGCCTGCACATCGACGGGGTCAAGTACGTCTACAACTACGACCTGCCGTTCGACGCCGAGGACTACGTGCACCGCATCGGCCGCACCGCGCGGCTGGGCGAGGAAGGCGACGCGATCAGCTTCGCCTGCGAGCGCTACGCGATGAGCCTGCCGGACATCGAGGCCTACATCGAACAGAAGATCCCGGTCGAGCCGGTCACCGCCGAACTGCTGGTGGCGCTGCCGCGCACCCCGCGCGCGCCGGTCGAGGGCGAGGCGGGCGAGGTCGACGCGGATGCCGACGAGAGCATCGGCGACATCTTCCGCGAGGCGCGCGCGCAGCGCGAGGCCGACGAACAGCGCCGCGGCGGCGGCAGCAGCCGCGGCAAGCCCGGCGCCGGCCGCGGCGGCCCGGGCGGCGGTGCCGGCCGCAGCGGCGAAGCGCGCGGTGCCGACGGCAAGCCGCGGCGTCCGCGTACCCCGCGCCCGGCCGAGGCCGGCGCAGCGGTCGCGGCCGTCGCCGAGGCGCCGGTTGCGGTCGCCACCGAGGCGGCAGCGGCAGCGGTCGCGGCGCCCACGCCCAAGCCGGCCCGCGTGGCGGCCGAAGGCGCGCCTGCGGCGGAGGGCGAGCGCGCGCCGCGCAAGCGTCGGCGTCGTCGTGGCGGCCGTCCGCTGGACGGCGCCGAGGGTGCGGCCGCCGTTGCGACCAGCGATGCGCCGGCCAAGCCGGTGCAGGTCAGGGCCGCGCGCCAGGGCGAGCGCGCCGCGGCGCCGGTCGCGGCAGCGAACGATTCGTTCCTGACCCGCCTCGGCCGCAAGCTGCGTTCGCTGGTCTCCAGCTCCTGATGAACCGGCGTTCCACCGTTCGCGGCGTGCGCACGGTGGACGAAAACCCGGGCCGCTCCGGCATAATCGCCGGATGAGCGTCCTGCGGTTCGACAATGTCAGCAAACAATACGCCGGTGGCCACGAGGCGCTGGTGGACGTCAGCTTCCAGGTGGAGGAGGGCGAGATGCTGTTCGTCACCGGCCACTCGGGGGCGGGCAAGAGCACCCTGCTCAAGTTGATCCATCTCAGCGAGCGTCCATCGCGCGGCGCGGTGCTGTTCGGCGAGCGCAACCTGCTGAAGGTGCGCGGGCGGCGCGTGCCGCTGCACCGGCGCGAGGTCGGCGCCGTGTACCAGGACCACCGCCTGCTGATGGACCGCAGCATCGCCGAGAACGTGGCGTTGCCGCTGATCCTGCGCGGCACGCGCCGCGCCGAGATCGGCAAGCGCGTGCGCTCGGTGCTGGAGCGGATGGGCCTGGGCCACCGCGAGAAGGCGCTGCCGTCGCAGCTGTCGGCCGGCGAGCAGCAACGCGTCGGCATCGCCCGGGCGATGGTCGCCGAACCGCGCCTGCTGGTCGCCGACGAACCGACCGGCAACCTCGACCCGACCCTGGCCGCCGAGATCATGCAACTGTTCGCGGAACTGCCGGCGCGCGGCACCAGCGTGCTGGTGGTCAGCCACGACCTGGCCCTGCTCAAGCAGATGCGCAAGCGCGTGCTGATCCTCGACCATGGCCGCCTGGTCGACGACATCTCCCCACAGGACCTGGCCGAATGAGCGCACGCAATGCCGGCAGCGCCGGGCCCTCGCGGCTGGGCGTGTGGTGGGACCATCACCTGCACAGCATCGTCTACAGCCTCGGCCGGGCCATGCGCAAGCCGTGGGCGACGCTGCTGACCATGGCGGTGATGGCGCTGGCCCTGGCACTGCCGCTGGGACTGTCGATCGCGCTGGACAACCTCAAGCAGTTCGCCGGCAGCGTGCAGCAGTCGCGCGACATCAACGTGTTCCTGAAGACCGGGGTCGATGCCGCCGCGGCCAACGCGCTGGCCACGAGCTTGCGCGGCCGCGCCGACGTCGCCGCCGTGGCGCTGCGCACGCCCGAGCAGGGCATGGCCGAACTGCGCGACAGCGCGGGGCTGGGCGAGGCGCTGGACGCGCTCGACGACAATCCGTTGCCGACGCTGCTGATCGTCACCCCGGCCGCGGCCGACGACGCGCAGCTGGCGGCCTCGCTGAGCGCGCTGCCGCAGGCCGACCTGGTGCAGCACGACGCGCTGTGGCGCAAGCGCCTGGACGGCTGGCTGCGCTTCGGCGAACGCCTGGTGCAGGTGCTGTCGGTGCTGCTCGGCGCCGGCGCGGCGCTGGTGGTCGGCAATACCGTGCGCCTGGACATCCAGTCGCGGCGCGAGGAAATCGGCGTGCTGCAATTGCTCGGCGCCAGCGACGGCTTCATCCGCCGCCCGTTCCTGTACCTGGGCGCCTGGTACGGCTTCGGTGCCGGGGTGCTGGCGCTGGGCCTGATCGCCGCCTCCGGGCTGGCGCTGGGGCCGCCGCTGGCGGAACTGGCCGACAGCTACGGCAGCCATTTCGCGCTGCACGGGCTGGACGCGCTGCACGCGTCGCTGGTGCTGCTCGGCACCCTGCTGCTGGGCTGGCTCGGCGCCTGGCTGGTGACCGGCCACTTCCTGCGCCAGACGCGTCCCACCGACACCTGAGGCGCGCATGTCCCGGCACGAGCTCAAGCACCTGATCAGCGACGCCCCGCGGGTGATGGTCGTGGATGGCTCCAAGCTGGTGCGCAAGCTGATCGCCGATGTGCTGCACCGCGAACTGCCGGACGTGGAAGTGGTGGGGTGCGCCAGCATCGCCGAGGCGCGCGCCGCGCTGGAGGCCGGCCCGGTGAACCTGGTCACCACCTCGCTGGCGCTGCCCGACGGCGATGGCCTGGCCCTGGCGCGCAGCGTGCGCGAGGCCGCCGGCCAGGCCTACGTGCCGGTGATCGTGGTCTCCGGCGACGCCCAGCAGCACCTGGTCGAACGCCGCTTCACCGAATACGTCACCGACTACTTCGACAAGGCGCTGGGCCACGAGGCGCTGGCGACCTTCATCCGCGGCTACGTGCAGCCGCAGCCGGTGGCCGGCGCCACCATCCTCTACGTCGAGGACAGCCGCGTGGTGGCCGAGGCGACCAAGCGCATGCTCGAGCGCCAGGAACTGCACGTGGTGCACGTGCTGACCGCCGAGGACGCGTTCGCGCTGCTCACCGCCGAATCGCTGGGCCGCACCACCCGCCGCATCGACCTGGTGCTGACCGACGTCACCCTGAAGGGCGAGCTCAACGGCCGCGACGTGGTGCAGCGCATCCGCATCGATTTCGCCTACGGCAAGCGGCGCATGCCGGTGCTGGTGATGACCGGCGACAGCAATCCGCACAACCAGTCCGAGCTGCTGCGCGCCGGCGCCAACGACCTGGTGCAGAAGCCGATCGAGGAGCGCCTGCTGGTCACCAAGGTGCTGTTCCAGTTGCGCCTGGCCAAGCTCAACGACAATGCCGTGACCTTCTGACCGATCGACCCGCCGACCCTGCATGAGCAACGAAGACGACACCCGGATCCAGCTGGAACCCTCGTGGAAGGCGCAGGTCGGCGACTGGCTGCTGCGTCCGGAGATGCGCGAGCTGTCTGCGTTCCTGCGCCAGCGCAAGGCCGCCGGCGCGCGCATCTTCCCGCCCGGGCGGCAGATCTTCGCCGCGTTCGAGGCGACTCCGTTCGACAAGGTCGAGGTGGTGATCCTCGGCCAGGATCCGTACCACGGCTACGGCCAGGCGCACGGGCTGTGCTTCTCGGTGCTGCCCGGGGTGCCGGTGCCGCCGTCGCTGCTGAACATCTACAAGGAGATCGAGGACGACCTGGGCATCCGCCGTCCCGACCACGGCTGCCTGCTGCCCTGGGCGCAGCGCGGCGTGCTGCTGCTCAATGCGGTGCTGACGGTCGAGGAAGGCCGCGCCGGCGCGCACCAGGGCAAGGGCTGGGAAGGCTTCACCGACCACGTCGTGGAGACCCTGAACCGCGAGCGCGAAGGCCTGGTGTTCCTGCTGTGGGGCAGCTACGCCCAGGCCAAGGGCAAGGTCATCGATACCCGCCGCCACCGCGTGCTGAAGGCGCCGCATCCCTCGCCGCTGTCGGCGCACCGCGGCTTCCTGGGCTGCAAGCATTTCTCCGCGGCCAACGAGTACCTGCGGCGCCGCGGCGCCGCGCCGATCGACTGGAGCCTGCCGCCGCGGGCGGTGCTGGACGCGGCGGCGGGCGGCGGCTGAACCGTGGTTCGACGGCGGCGCCTGGCGCGCGCCGCATGTACGCAAATTTCGCAAGGCGGGTGCTAGGTTCGACGCTCGCAAGCAGTGCCGCCTTCCCTCTCCCAGCGTTCCAGTGGCTTCCGTCACAGTCCGTTTCCTGATTCGAATGTTCCATAAACGGAACGCAGGAACTTTTTACTGTACCCAGCAGTCTAGTTAGTTGACTGCTAAGATGAGCCCTATGAGCCAGACCATACCTGCCACCGCGCTGGTGGCCAACAATCTCCCGATCCCCAGTCCGCTCGGTTCGCTGGATGCCTATATCGGCGCCGTGCACCAGATCCCGGTGCTGACGTCCGAAGAGGAACGCGCGCTGGCGGTGCGTTACCGCGACCAGGAAGACCTGGATGCGGCGCGCGAACTGGTCCACTCCCACCTGCGCTTCGTGGTCCACGTGGCCCGCGGCTACAACGGCTACGGCCTGCCGCTGGGCGACCTGATCCAGGAAGGCAACATCGGCCTGATGAAGGCGGTCAAGCGCTTCGACCCGGAAATGGGCGTGCGCCTGGTCAGCTTCGCGGTGCACTGGATCCGTGCCGAGATGCACGAGTACATCCTGAAGAACTGGCGCATCGTCAAGGTCGCCACGACCAAGGCGCAGCGCAAGCTGTTCTTCAACCTGCGCAAGTCCAAGACCCGCCTGGGCTGGATGAACGCCGCGGAAGTGACCGCGGTCGCCAAGGACCTCAACGTGTCCGAGCGCGAGGTGCTGGAGATGGAGTCGCGCCTGTCCGGTCGCGACATCGGCTTCGACGCGCCGTCCGACGACGATGACGATCACGCGCCGCCGTCGCCGGCCGCCTACCTGATGGCCGCCGAGGAAGACCCCTCGCAGGCCTACGAGCGCGCCGACAGCGAGGACAACCAGCTGCAGCTGCTGCGCGAAGGCCTGGCCGAGCTGGATGCGCGTTCGCGCGACATCATCAAGCGCCGCTGGCTGGACGCGGACAGCAAGATCACGCTGCAGGAGCTGGCCGACGAGTACGGCGTGTCGGCCGAGCGCATCCGCCAGATCGAGGCCAACGCGCTGAAGAAGATGAAGGCGTTGTTCGTGGCGTGATGCCGGCTCCCTTCCGCAAGCGCCCGGACGATCGGGCCGTGGGGTAAAAAAAACGGCCCGAAAGGGCCGTTTTTTATAGCTCGCGATACGGGTCAGTGCATGCAGACCATCATCGGCATGTTGCCGCACATCATGGTCATCGGCATGCCGCAGCCCATCATGCGGTTCATGTTCTCGCAGCACATCTTGAGCATGTCCATGCTCATCATGCCGGTCGGCATCATCATGCAGACCATGCCCTGCGACTCCATCGTGCAGGTCATCTTCGGCATCATCGGCATGCCGCAGCAGGCCATCATCGGCATGTTGCCGCACATCATGCCGCACGGGGTGCCGCACGCCATCATCGCCATCATCATGTCGCAGCAGTCCTTGAGCATCTCCATCGAGCTGCCTTCGGCCGGCTTCATCACGCACATCATGCCGTCGGCGGTCATGGAGCAATCCATGTGGCACATCATCGGCATCATGGTCGCCATCGGCATGGAGGACATGCCCGGCATCGGCATGGTGTTCATCGGCATCATGTTCATCGCGGTGTTCATGACAGGCTCCGGTCAGGGTGGGAAGGGGCTTGATCGTCTTTGGCTATACCATCATGCCAACAAGTCATGAGCATTTCAACGCATTGATTATTAAAGGAAAATTTCCGTTATCCTGAACGGGCGTGCGTTTTATTGGACACGGTTATATGGCTATGCGCAGCGGTTGTTTCCGTGCCGGCGCGCGCGGCGGCACAGTCAGGCCTCCTTCGGATACGCCGGTTCGTCCCATGAGCACCCACACCATCGCCGACCTCCACGACGTCGCGGACTACCGCCGCCGCAAGGCCTTGCGCGATTGCGGGCAGGGCAGCCGGCGCCGCGAGTTCCTGTGGGTGCATCCGGGCAGCGGCGCGGCGCAGGTGGCGGTGTTCCGCCCGGCCCAGCCGACCGCCGCCGCAGTCCTGCGCTACGCGCGCGCCGCGGGGCGCCACGGCTGACCGCGGATGCCGGAGCGCGCCATGGCGGCGGTCGATGACGGCAGTCCTGCCGACCCGGCCGACCTTGGCGCGCTGGTCGCCCAGCGCCTGGCGCAATTGCGCAAGCAGCGGCAGCTGTCGCTGGAGGTGCTGGCCAAGGCGTCCGGCGTCAGCCGCGCGATGCTCTGGCAGATCGAGCAGGGCCGCAGCGCACCGACGTTGAAGCTGCTGCTGCGGATCGCCGATTCGCTGGACGTGCCGCTGACCGAACTGCTGCACGGCGAGCCCGTGCGGCAGGTGACGGTGCTGCGTGCCTGCGATGCCAAACAACTGGTCTCGGCCGACGGCGGCTATGTCTAGCGCGCGCTGTTCCCGTTCCTCGGCGCGCATGCGGTGGAGTTCTACGAGATCCGCCTGCTGCCCGGCGCGGTCGAGCGCGCGGCCGCGCATGCCGCCGGCACCGTGGAGAACCTGGTGGTCAACGCCGGCAGCGTGGAGATCGAGGTCGGCGGACAGACCCATGCGCTGCAGGCCGGCGACGCGATCCATTTCCGCGCCGATCAGGCGCACGCCTACCGCAATCCCGGCGACACGCCGGCCGTGCTGTATCTGGTGATGCGCTACGCCGGCGAACTCAACTACGGCTGAAGCGCGCAGGCGCCCCGGCGCATCGGCCGGGGGTGACTCTGCAGGCGGCGCAGGGCGACGCGCCGCGTCCGCAGCCGGCTTGCCCGAGCCGCAGCGGCAGCCGACTAAGGCGGCGCTGCGCCGGACCGGTTCACGGCTCCGGCGGGCGCGCCACCGGCAGATGCCAGCCGTAGCGGATCGCCATGAAGCGCAGGCCGAAGCACAGCGTGGCGCCGATCGCCAATCCCCACGGCTGCGGCAGGTGCAGCGCATGCGCCGCGGCGACCACGCCGCCGCCGAGCAAGGCCGCCACCGCGTACAGCTCGGCCTGCAGCACCACCGGCGTGCGCGCCACCAGCAGGTCGCGGACGATGCCGCCGCCGATGCCGCTGAGCATGCCGAGCAGGGTCGCGCTGAGCGGACCCAGGCCGAACGCCAGCGCCTTGCTGGTGCCGTATACCGCGAACAGCGCCAGGCCGAGCGCGTCGAAGATCTGCACCGGGTTGCGCAGGCGCTCGACCGTGTTGTGGCTGTAGAAGGTCAGCAACCCGGCCAGGCAGGCGACGCCGAGATAGCGCGCGTCGCCGAGCGCGGCCGGCGGGATGGCGCCGATCAGCACGTCGCGGGCGATGCCGCCGGACACCGCGGCCGCGCACGACAGCACCAGCACGCCGAACAGGTCCAGGCGGTGGCGCACGCCGACGGTGGCGCCGCTGATCGCGAACACGAAGGTGCCGAGCAGGTCGAGCAGGAACAGGAAGGTCGCCAAGACAGCGCTGCACAGCGGCAAAGGGCGGCTAGGATCGCAGCCCCGCCGCGGGGTGTCACGCGGTCGGCGGCGGCTCCGGCTCGGCCGGCGCGGGCCCGGCAGCGCGCGTGTCGTCGCCGAGGATGATGCGTGCCGCGCGCTGGTAGCTCCAGTACGCCCAGGCCCAGTTGAGCAGCACCACCAGGCGGTTGCGGAAGCCGATCAGGAAGAACACGTGCGCGGCCAGCCAGAACCACCAGGCCAGCAGGCCCGACAGCTGCAGGCGGCCCAGGTGCACGATCGCGGCCATGCGCCCGATGGTGGCCAGGTTGCCGTAGTCGGCGTAGCGGAACGGCGCGTCGCCGCGTTCGCCGCGCAGCCGTCGCAGCAGATTTTCGGCGACGTGCCGGCCCATCTGCTTGGCCGCCGGCGCCACCCCGGGCACCGGCTTGCCGTCGGCCT carries:
- the rhlB gene encoding ATP-dependent RNA helicase RhlB, with the protein product MSDKPLTDVTFSAFELQPALLAGLEGAGFTRCTPIQALTLPVALPGRDVAGQAQTGTGKTLAFLVTVMNRLLSRPALADRKPEDPRALILAPTRELAIQIHKDAVKFGADLGLRFALVYGGVDYDKQRELLQQGVDVIIATPGRLIDYVKQHKVVSLHACEICVLDEADRMFDLGFIKDIRFLLRRMPERGTRQTLLFSATLSHRVLELAYEHMNEPEKLVVETESITAARVRQRIYFPSDEEKLTLLLGLLSRSEGARTMVFVNTKAFVERVARSLERNGYRVGVLSGDVPQKKRETLLNRFQKGQLEILVATDVAARGLHIDGVKYVYNYDLPFDAEDYVHRIGRTARLGEEGDAISFACERYAMSLPDIEAYIEQKIPVEPVTAELLVALPRTPRAPVEGEAGEVDADADESIGDIFREARAQREADEQRRGGGSSRGKPGAGRGGPGGGAGRSGEARGADGKPRRPRTPRPAEAGAAVAAVAEAPVAVATEAAAAAVAAPTPKPARVAAEGAPAAEGERAPRKRRRRRGGRPLDGAEGAAAVATSDAPAKPVQVRAARQGERAAAPVAAANDSFLTRLGRKLRSLVSSS
- the ftsE gene encoding cell division ATP-binding protein FtsE, which gives rise to MSVLRFDNVSKQYAGGHEALVDVSFQVEEGEMLFVTGHSGAGKSTLLKLIHLSERPSRGAVLFGERNLLKVRGRRVPLHRREVGAVYQDHRLLMDRSIAENVALPLILRGTRRAEIGKRVRSVLERMGLGHREKALPSQLSAGEQQRVGIARAMVAEPRLLVADEPTGNLDPTLAAEIMQLFAELPARGTSVLVVSHDLALLKQMRKRVLILDHGRLVDDISPQDLAE
- the ftsX gene encoding permease-like cell division protein FtsX, producing MSARNAGSAGPSRLGVWWDHHLHSIVYSLGRAMRKPWATLLTMAVMALALALPLGLSIALDNLKQFAGSVQQSRDINVFLKTGVDAAAANALATSLRGRADVAAVALRTPEQGMAELRDSAGLGEALDALDDNPLPTLLIVTPAAADDAQLAASLSALPQADLVQHDALWRKRLDGWLRFGERLVQVLSVLLGAGAALVVGNTVRLDIQSRREEIGVLQLLGASDGFIRRPFLYLGAWYGFGAGVLALGLIAASGLALGPPLAELADSYGSHFALHGLDALHASLVLLGTLLLGWLGAWLVTGHFLRQTRPTDT
- a CDS encoding response regulator; amino-acid sequence: MSRHELKHLISDAPRVMVVDGSKLVRKLIADVLHRELPDVEVVGCASIAEARAALEAGPVNLVTTSLALPDGDGLALARSVREAAGQAYVPVIVVSGDAQQHLVERRFTEYVTDYFDKALGHEALATFIRGYVQPQPVAGATILYVEDSRVVAEATKRMLERQELHVVHVLTAEDAFALLTAESLGRTTRRIDLVLTDVTLKGELNGRDVVQRIRIDFAYGKRRMPVLVMTGDSNPHNQSELLRAGANDLVQKPIEERLLVTKVLFQLRLAKLNDNAVTF
- the ung gene encoding uracil-DNA glycosylase, producing the protein MSNEDDTRIQLEPSWKAQVGDWLLRPEMRELSAFLRQRKAAGARIFPPGRQIFAAFEATPFDKVEVVILGQDPYHGYGQAHGLCFSVLPGVPVPPSLLNIYKEIEDDLGIRRPDHGCLLPWAQRGVLLLNAVLTVEEGRAGAHQGKGWEGFTDHVVETLNREREGLVFLLWGSYAQAKGKVIDTRRHRVLKAPHPSPLSAHRGFLGCKHFSAANEYLRRRGAAPIDWSLPPRAVLDAAAGGG
- the rpoH gene encoding RNA polymerase sigma factor RpoH — translated: MSQTIPATALVANNLPIPSPLGSLDAYIGAVHQIPVLTSEEERALAVRYRDQEDLDAARELVHSHLRFVVHVARGYNGYGLPLGDLIQEGNIGLMKAVKRFDPEMGVRLVSFAVHWIRAEMHEYILKNWRIVKVATTKAQRKLFFNLRKSKTRLGWMNAAEVTAVAKDLNVSEREVLEMESRLSGRDIGFDAPSDDDDDHAPPSPAAYLMAAEEDPSQAYERADSEDNQLQLLREGLAELDARSRDIIKRRWLDADSKITLQELADEYGVSAERIRQIEANALKKMKALFVA
- a CDS encoding helix-turn-helix domain-containing protein gives rise to the protein MAAVDDGSPADPADLGALVAQRLAQLRKQRQLSLEVLAKASGVSRAMLWQIEQGRSAPTLKLLLRIADSLDVPLTELLHGEPVRQVTVLRACDAKQLVSADGGYV
- a CDS encoding cupin domain-containing protein, which encodes MEFYEIRLLPGAVERAAAHAAGTVENLVVNAGSVEIEVGGQTHALQAGDAIHFRADQAHAYRNPGDTPAVLYLVMRYAGELNYG
- a CDS encoding trimeric intracellular cation channel family protein, encoding MATFLFLLDLLGTFVFAISGATVGVRHRLDLFGVLVLSCAAAVSGGIARDVLIGAIPPAALGDARYLGVACLAGLLTFYSHNTVERLRNPVQIFDALGLALFAVYGTSKALAFGLGPLSATLLGMLSGIGGGIVRDLLVARTPVVLQAELYAVAALLGGGVVAAAHALHLPQPWGLAIGATLCFGLRFMAIRYGWHLPVARPPEP